Proteins found in one Neofelis nebulosa isolate mNeoNeb1 chromosome 3, mNeoNeb1.pri, whole genome shotgun sequence genomic segment:
- the CXCL8 gene encoding interleukin-8 gives MTSKLVVAILVAFMLSAALCEAAVVSRISSELRCQCIKTHSTPFNPKLIKELTVIDSGPHCENSEIIVKLVNGNEVCLDPKQKWVQKVVEIFLKKAEKQNA, from the exons ATGACTTCCAAGCTGGTTGTTGCTATCTTAGTAGCTTTTATGCTTTCTGCAGCTCTGTGTGAAG ctgcAGTTGTGTCAAGAATTAGTTCAGAACTTCGATGCCAGTGCATAAAAACTCATTCCACACCTTTCAATCCCAAATTAATCAAAGAACTGACAGTGATTGACAGTGGCCCACACTGTGAAAACTCAGAAATCAT TGTAAAGCTCGTCAATGGAAATGAGGTGTGCCTGGACCCCAAGCAAAAGTGGGTGCAGAAGGTTGTGGAGATATTTTTGAAGAA agctgagaaacaaaatgcataa